The window CTGGTGGCGCTGCCGGTGCTGGTGATCGGCTGCCGCTGGTACTTCCGGCGGGCGCCGTCCGCGTACCGATCGGAGGCGGCCGGCTACGCGGCGGTCTCCGCCGTGCTCACCGAGACGGTGGACGCGGGCCGCACGGTCGAGGCGCACCGCCTCGGGCCGGAGCGGATCGCGCTGTCGGAGCGCCGGATCTCGCAGTGGGTCGCGTGGGAGCGGTACACCCTCTTCCTGCGGACGGTCCTCTTCCCCGTCATCAACGTGACCTTCGTGACGATCCTCGGCTCGGTGTTGCTGATCGGCGGCTACTGCGTACTGCAGGGCTGGATGTCGGTCGGGCAGCTGACCACGGGCGCGCTGCTGGCGCAGATGCTGGTCGATCCGATCGGTCTGATCCTGCGCTGGTACGACGAGCTGCAGGTCGCCCAGGTCTCGCTCGGCCGGCTGGTGGGCGTGCGGGAGATCGAACCGGACGCGGGGGACGCGAAGGTGGCGCCGGAGGGCCGGGACGTGCGGGCGCAGGAGGTCCACTTCGGCTACCGGGAGGGCGTCGACGTCCTGCACCAGGTGTCGATGTCCGTGCCGCCGGGCACCCGGATGGCACTGGTCGGGCCTTCGGGTGCGGGCAAGTCCACCCTGGGACGGCTGCTCGCGGGCATCTACGCGCCCCGGACCGGCGAGGTCACCCTCGGCGGGGCGCGGCTGTCACGGATGCCGGCGGAGCGGGTGCGCGAGCACGTGGCCCTGGTCAACCAGGAGCACCACGTGTTCGTGGGCACGCTGCGGGACAACCTCCGCCTCGCGCGGACGGGCGCCGGGGACGCCGAGCTGTGGGCGGCCCTGGGCGCGGTGGACGCCGACGGCTGGGCGCGGGCCATGGAGGCCGGTCTGGACACCGAGGTCGGTTCGGGCGGCACGGCGCTGACCCCGGCGCAGGCTCAGCAGATCGCTCTGGCCCGGCTGGTGCTGGCGGATCCGCACACGCTGGTGCTCGACGAGGCCACCTCGCTGCTGGACCCGCGTGCGGCACGGCACTTGGAGCGCTCGCTGGCCCGGGTGCTGGACGGCCGTACGGTCATCGCCATCGCGCACCGGCTGCACACCGCGCACGACGCCGATGTGATCGCGGTGGTCGAGGGCGGCCGGATCAGCGAACTGGGCTCGCACGACGAGCTGGTCGCGGCCGACGGTGCGTACGCGGCGCTGTGGCGGTCCTGGCACGGCTGAGCCGGACCGGGCGGGCGCCGGGCGGCGGGCGGGAGGTGATCCCGCCCGCCGCCCGGCGGTGTTTCAGAGGAATCCGAGGGCGGAGGCCCCGCCGAAGCCGCCCAGCAGGATGAAGACCGGCATGAGGACCTTGAGTTCCACCCAGCTGCCGGCCCGGAAGCGCAGCGCCTTCGGCGGGCCGATCGGGTACCAGCGCTTGCCGGCGATCGGCAGCGGCCACAGGACCGGGCAGCCGGAGACGGTGAGCGCGTCGCCGATGTCGTGGACCAGAGCGCCGAGCACGATCGGCAGGCCGAGCCAGAGGTACTCCTGGCCCGGTCCGGTGAACAGCCAGTTCGCGCCGTTCCCGGGCTGGTCGAGGACGCCGGCCAGGATCCACGCGCTGGTCGCGCCGAGCAGCCAGACCAGGACGTCGCTGGACATCCGGGCGGCCCGCCACAGCAGGCCTTCGACCGCCAGCACCAGGTGGACGAAGAGCAGGGCGAGGACACCCCAGCGGCCGGCGGTGACGGCGAGCACGGAGGCGCCGCCGCCGATCAGGACGGCCCACAGCCAGGTGTGCGTCAGCGTGCGGTGGCCGCCGGTGCGGCGGGCGTCCTTCTTGGAGCGGGTGCCCTTGTAGACGGCGTAGGAGATCTTGTCGACGACCTCGCACAGGCCCTTGGAGAGCGGGCCGAAGGCGCGCGAGATCGTCGCCGACTTGTGATCGAGGTCGGGGGCGAGGGCCGCCCCGGCGCAGATCAGCGCGCCGACGACGAGGACGGGCCAGGGCATGGGGTGTCCGGCGGCCGCGGTGGCCGCGCCCACCCCCAGCCAGGCCGCTGCCCCGGAGAGTGAGTGCGCCGGACCCATCATGGTCGTTCCCCGCCCCGCTGGTGTGTGGTCGGGCCCTGTTGACTGTTTCGTTCGGGCCGCATCGACGGCACAGCGTACCGTCGGTGATCTTCATTCCGTCCGCCGGTTCCCTGATCCGGGGGGAAGCCAGGCAAGATGGGGGGTGTGACCCTCATTGATCAGCTCCCGCCGAACGCCGACCCCGACGCCCTCTTCGAGGCTTTCTCCTCGTGGGCCGAGGACCAGGGCATCACCCTGTACCCGGCTCAGGAGGAGGCGCTGATCGAGGTCGTCTCCGGGGCGAACGTGATCCTGTCCACGCCGACCGGCTCCGGCAAGAGCCTGGTCGCGGCAGGCGCCCACTTCACCGCACTGGCCCAGGACAAGGTCACCTTCTACACCGCCCCGATCAAGGCGCTGGTGTCGGAGAAGTTCTTCGACCTGTGCAAGCTCTTCGGCACCGAGAACGTCGGCATGCTGACCGGCGACGCCTCCGTGAACGCGGACGCCCCGGTGATCTGCTGCACGGCCGAGGTGCTGGCCTCCATCGCCCTGCGCGACGGCAAGCACGCCGACATCGGCCAGGTCGTGATGGACGAGTTCCACTTCTATGCCGAGCCGGACCGCGGCTGGGCCTGGCAGATCCCGTTGCTGGAACTGCCGCAGGCGCAGTTCATCCTGATGTCGGCGACCCTCGGCGACATGAAGCGGTTCGAGGAGGACCTCACCCGGCGCACCGGCCGGCCCACCTCGATGGTCCGCTCCGCGACCCGGCCGGTCCCGCTCTCGTACGAGTACGTCACCACGCCGATCACCGACACGATCACCGAGCTGCTGGAGACCCGGCAGGCTCCGGTCTACATCGTGCACTTCACCCAGGCCCAGGCGGTCGAGCGGGCACAGTCGCTCATGAGCATCAACATGTGCACGCGCGAGGAGAAGGACAAGATCGCCGAGCTGATCGGCAACTTCCGCTTCACCACCAAGTTCGGCCAGAACCTCTCCCGCTACGTCCGTCACGGCATCGGCGTGCACCACGCCGGCATGCTGCCCAAGTACCGCCGCCTGGTGGAGAAGCTGGCCCAGGCCGGCTTGCTGAAGGTCATCTGCGGTACGGACACCCTCGGGGTCGGCGTCAACGTCCCGATCCGCACGGTGCTGTTCACGGCGCTCACCAAGTACGACGGCAACCGGGTCCGCACCCTGCGCGCCCGCGAGTTCCACCAGATCGCGGGACGCGCCGGCCGGGCCGGCTTCGACACCGCGGGCTATGTGGTCGCGCAGGCGCCCGAGCACGTCATCGAGAACGAGAAGGCGCTCGCGAAGGCGGGCGACGACCCGAAGAAGCGCCGCAAGGTGGTGCGCAAGAAGGCACCCGAAGGCTTCGTCGCCTGGTCGGACACCACCTTCGAGAAGCTCATCGCCGCCGACCCGGAGGCGCTGACCTCGCGCTTCAAGGTCACCAACATCATGCTGCTGTCGGTCATCGCCCGGCCGGGCGACGCCTTCCAGGCGATGCGCCACCTCCTGGAGGACAACCACGAGCCCCGCAGGGCCCAGCTGCGGCACATCCGCCGGGCCATCGCGATCTACCGCTCGCTGCTGGACGGCGGCGTCGTCGAGAAGCTCGACACCCCGGACGCGGAGGGCCGCACGATCCGGCTCACCGTGGACCTCCAGCAGGACTTCGCGCTCAACCAGCCGCTGTCCACCTTCGCCCTGGCCTCCTTCGACCTGCTGGACCCGGAGTCCCCCTCCTACGCGCTGGACATGGTGTCCGTCGTGGAGTCCACGCTGGACGACCCGCGCCAGATCCTCGCCGCCCAGCAGAACAAGGAACGCGGCATCCAGGTCGGCCAGATGAAGGCCGACGGGATCGAGTACGAGGAGCGGATGGAGCGGCTCCAGGACGTCACCTATCCCAAGCCGCTCGAAGAGCTCCTCTTCCACGCCTACGACGTGTACGCCAAGAGCCACCCGTGGGTGCGCGACCACCCGGTCTCCCCGAAGTCGATCATCCGCGACATGTATGAGCGCGCGATGACCTTCACCGAGTTCACCTCCTTCTACGAGCTGGCCCGCACCGAGGGCATCGTGCTGCGCTACCTGGCGAGCGCGTTCAAGGCGCTGGACCACACCATCCCCGACGACCTCAAGTCCGAGGACCTCCAGGACCTGATCGCCTGGCTCGGCGAACTGGTCCGCCAGGTCGACTCCAGCCTGCTCGACGAGTGGGAGCAGCTGGCGAACCCGGAGGTGGAGACGGCGGAGCAGGCCCAGGAGAAGGCCGATCAGGTCAAGCCCGTCACCGCGAACGCGCGCGCCTTCCGTGTCCTGGTCCGCAACGCCATGTTCCGCCGGGTGGAGCTGGCCGCCCTCGACCACGTCAACGTGCTGGGCGAGCTGGACTCCGAGTCCGGATGGGACGCGGACGCCTGGGGCGAGGCCCTGGACGGGTACTGGGACGAGTACGACGACCTGGGCACCGGCCCCGACGCGCGCGGCCCCAAGCTGCTGCAGATCGAGGAGGACCCGGCGCACGGCCTGTGGCGCGTCCGGCAGACCTTCGCCGACCCGAACGGCGACCATGGCTGGGGCATCAGCGCCGAGGTCGACCTGGCCGCCTCCGACGAGGAGGGCCGGGCGGTCATCCGGGTCACGTCGGTCGGCGAGCTCGGAGCGCTCTGACCGCCTGCCACACTCCGCCGCACCCGCCCGCCCCGCCCTGCCCGACAGTGGAGATCCTCTGATGACGAACCCCGCCGAGAGACTGGTCGATCTGCTCGATCTGGAGCAGATCGAGGTCAACATCTTCCGCGGCGCGAGCCCGCAGGAGTCCCTCCAGCGCGTCTTCGGCGGCCAGGTCGCCGGCCAGGCGCTGGTGGCTGCGGGGCGCACCATCGAGAGCGACCGCCCGGTCCACTCGCTGCACGCGTACTTCCTGCGCCCCGGCATCCCCGGGGTGCCGATCGTGTACCAGGTGGAGCGGGTGCGCGACGGGCGGTCCTTCACCACGCGCCGCGTCACCGCGGTCCAGCAGGGCAAGACGATCTTCAATCTCACCGCCTCCTTCCATCATCCGGAGGAGGGCGGCATCGAGCACCAGCTGCCTCCTCACCACGTCCCTCACCCGGACACGCTCCCCAAGGTGGCGGACGAGATCCGCGAGCACCTCGGGGCGCTGCCGGAGGCGCTGGAGCGGATGGCCCGCCGCCAGCCCTTCGACATCCGGTACGTGAACCGGCTCCGCTGGACCCCCGAGGAGCTCAAGGGATCCGATCCCCGCAGCGCGGTGTGGATGCGCGCGGTCGGCCCGCTGGGCGACGACCCGCTCGTCCACACCTGCGCCCTCACCTACGCAAGTGACATGACCCTCCTCGACGCCGTGCGCATCCCCGTCGAACCCCTGTGGGGCATGCGCGGTTTCGACATGGCCTCGCTGGACCACGCCATGTGGTTCCACCGGCCCTTCCGGGCGGACGAGTGGTTCCTGTACGACCAGGAGTCGCCCATCGCGCACGGCGGCCGGGGCCTGGCCCGGGGCCGCATCTACGACGTGGAGGGCAAGCTGCTGGTGTCCGTGGTCCAGGAGGGCCTCTTCCGTCCGTACTCCGCCAAGCCTGCCGGGGCGTCCGGGCCGGCCCAGCAGTCCGAATCCGCCCCGGAGAACTGAGCACACCCATGCCCACCCCCGCCCTGCCCTGCCCCTGCGGGCTGCCCGCCACCTACCCGGAGTGCTGCGGCCGCTTCCACTCCGGAGCCGGGGCGGCGCCCACCGCCGAGCGGCTGATGCGCTCCCGGTTCAGCGCTTTCGCCGTCGGCGACACCGCCTACCTGCTGCGTTCCTGGCATCCCACCACCCGTCCGGACCGCCTCGACCTGGATCCCGAGCAGCGCTGGGAGCGGCTGGAGATCCTCGCCACCGAGCGCGGCGGGATGTTCGAGACGGAGGGCTCGGTGGAGTTCCGCGCCCACTACCGCGAGGGCGGGCACACCGGCTCGCTGCACGAGCACAGCAGCTTCTCCCGCGAGGCCGGGGCCTGGGTCTACGTCGGCCCCCTCTCCCCCGTCGACTTCGACTGACCCCGCGCTCCCGTCAGGGCGAAGTCCAGGCTGGTGCGGTACCAGTGGATCTCGTCCGGCGGCCCGGCCGTCAGCAGCCCCAGCGCCACCGCCGCGGCCGCCGGAACCTGCGGGTGCCCGTAGGGCGGGGGCGGGGCGAGGGCCGCAAGGACGATCCGCTCCGCCGGGTCGGGCACGGCCTGCCGCAGCTCGTCCTCGGGGAGTACGGAGGCCAGCACGGCGGCACGCTCCCAGGGGTCGGCGGCTCGTCTCAGCAGCAGCCCGACATGCCGCCCGCGCCACTTGCGCGGGCGCAGATCGGCCTTGGCCGCCATCAGTTCCCTGTCGGCCGACGGCGCGATCCCGCGGAGCATTCCCGGCTCCCGCGAGGCGAAGCTCCGTAGCTCCACGGACAGGTAGAGCCACACCGCGGCGCGGTACCGGTTGATCCGGTAGCCGACCGGGGTCACGTGCCCGCAGCGCGCGAGCCGCGTGAACCGGCTCGGGCCGACCCCCACCACCCCGGCCGCGGCCTCCGCCCCGGCCACGGTCTCGACCTGCTCGCGCAGCGCGTCCGGAGGTCCCGCAGCCGACCTGACCCGGTCCAGCTCGGCGCGCGCGTAGCGCGCGGCGCCCCCGAGCGTCCGCGGCCCCGCCCGTACGATCCCCAGCTGGACGGCCCTGGCGAACTCGCTGCGGCTCAGCCCCAGTTCACCGGCGGCCTGGCCGCCGCCCATCAGTACCTCCGCAGCGCCGTCGGCCACTTCGCCGCGCACCGCGGTCCCCATCTGCATCATCACGGTCATCCCCCACAAAGCGGTGATTACTCTGTGTGAAGACCGTAACTCCCTGCAACGACATGCCGCGAGGCCTGTGGACAACTCCCCGGCAGCCCCCGACACGGCCCGACCCGCCCCGACCCGGCCGGGCCCGGGTCAGCCTCCGGTGATGCGTCGCTCCGCGACTCCCAGGTGCTCGCCCACCCGGTTGACCAGCAGCGTCATCTCGTAGGCGACCTGGCCGATGTCCGCCTCGGCGGCGCTCAGCACGCACAGGCTGCTCCCCGCGCCGGCCGCCATCACGAAGAGCACTCCCTCGTCGTACTCGACCATCGTCTGGCGCACCTCACCGGCCCGGAAGTGCCGGCCGGACCCCTTCGCAAGGCTCTGCAGGCCGGCCGCGACGGCCGCCAGGTGCTCCGCGTCCTCCCGCGCCAGCCCCGCGCTCGCCCCCGTGACCAGGCCGTCGTTGGACAGCACCACCGCGTGCCGCACCTGCTGGACCCTGCGCGTCAGGTCGTCCAGCAGCCAGTCCAGTTGCTTGTCCAGTGCCATTCCCAGCCCCTCCCCGTCGACGCCGGCCGGATGGCCGCGCCCCACCCCTCGTACTCGTGCCGCAAGCCTTCCCCACCAGTGCCTTTCGGGCAAGGAGGATGTCCCCATGGCGAAGAAGATGACTCAAGAGGAATGGCGGGCATTCGTCTCCCACTCCACCCGCACCGGAAAGCTGTCCACCGTCTCCGAGGACGGGAGCCCGCACATCGCTCCCATCTGGTTCGTGCTCGACGGCGACTCCTTCGTTTTCAATACCGGAAAGGACACCGTCAAGGGGCGCAACCTCGTGCGCGACGGCCGGGTCGCCCTCTGCGTGGACGACGACCGGCCCCCGTTCTCCTTCGTGGTCCTCCAGGGCCGCGCCGAGATCAGCGGGTACGACGACGACGCCGAGGCCATGCTCACCTGGGCGACCCGGATCGGCAGCCGCTACATGGGCCAGGAGCGCGGCGAATCCTTCGGCCGCCGCAACGCCGTCCCGACCGAACTCCTCGTCAGGGTCCCGATCGACAAGGTCATCGCGCACGCCGGCATCGCGGACTGACCGACCCCACCCGCTCACCGGCCGGGCCGCCGGGCCGGTTCACACGGAATCGGCCTGCGGCTCCACCAAGTCCAGCAGCCGGGCCGTGTGCACCCGCCCGGCGTACTCGACCAGTCTGATCAGCACTTCCTTCCCCGAATCCCGGTCCCGCGCGTCACACAGCACCACCGGGGTCCCCTGCTCCAGGTCCAGTGCCCTCGACACGTCGTGCGCCCCGTACCGCCGCGCGTCCGTGAAGCAGTTGACCGCGACCACGAAGGGGATGCGCCGGTGCTCGAAGTAGTCCACCGCGGGAAAGCAGTCCTCCAGCCGCCGCGTGTCGGCGAGGACGACCGCGCCCAGCGCTCCCTGCGACAGCTCGTCCCACAGGAACCAGAAACGGTCCTGTCCCGGGGTGCCGAAGAGGTACAGGGACAACCCCGAGCGAATGGTGATCCGGCCGAAGTCCATGGCCACCGTGGTGGTCGTCTTCTGGTCCACGCCGCCCGTGTCGTCGACCAGTTCGCCCGCCTCGCTCAGCACTTCCTCCGTCCGCAGCGGACGGATCTCGCTCACCGCGCCCACCAGCGTGGTCTTGCCCACCCCGAAGCCGCCCGCCACCAGGATCTTCAGTGCGAGCGCGGCCAGTTCGGGGTCCTCCCCCGGACCGGGATCCGCGTCCGGAGCCGATCCCACAGGCCGGTCGTCATGCTGTCCCATCAAAGCGCTCGCAATCCCTCGATGACTTCACGCAGAATCCGCTCGTCCGGCAGTTGTGCGGGCGGCACGGGCCGGCTGACCTTGACGTGTCCGCCCTCCAGCAGGTCCCCGAGGAGCACCCGCACCACCCCCACGGGCAGGTCGGCGTCCGCGGAGAGTTCGGCCACCGACTGGGTCTCGGACCGGCAGAGTCCCAGCAGCGCCCGGTGTTCGGGGCCCAGCAGGGACTCGGCCGTCTCGTCCGTGCCCGCCGGGTCGACCGCGACCAGCGCGATCAGGTCGAAGCGGACCCCGTGGGGTCCCGGCTTCGTCCGCCCGCCGGTCATGGCGTACGGACGGACGAGCGGGCCCGCTTCGGCGTCGTACCACTGGCCATCCATGTGCCGGACCGCCGCCCTCAGCCGGCGGCCGGCGGGCGCGCCGCGAACCGGGGCGGCGTGTAGAGGTGCTCGCCGACCCGCTTCACCAGCCGCGCCATCTCGTAGGCGATCAGGCCGATGTCGGCGCTGGCGGCGCTGAGCACGGCCAGGCAGGAGCCGTCGCCCGCGGCCGCGACGATGAGGCAGCCCTCGTCCATCTCGACCATCGTCTGGCGCACGCCCCCGGCGTGGAAGTGTCGGCCCGCGCCCTTGGCCAGGCTGTGGAAGCCGGATGCCACCGCCGCCAGGTGCTCGGCGTCCTCCCGGCTGAGCGCGCTGGAGGCGCCGACCGCCAAGCCGTCGTTGGAGAGGACCACGGCGTGCCGGACCTCGCGGACCCGGTGCACCAGGTCGTCGAGCAGCCAGTCCAGTTCGCCGGACCTGCGGCCGCCGTCGAGGCCGACTCTTTGGTGTTCGATCATCACACTTCTCCTTCGCTGCCTGCGTGGGGGGAGTTCTCCTGGGCGCCGCGGACCCAGCCGGCCCGGTAGGCAGCCATCCGGTCCCGGGCCTGCTCCGGGCTGCGGCCCGGCGGCTCCTCGGGGAGGCGGGAACCGGCCGGGGGCTTGGGGGCGGGGGCCTCCCGGAGCTGGGGGACGAGGCTGGCCTGGCGCACCCGGCGCGGCAGTTCCGTCACCGAGGCCGGGGACGCAGCGGCCGGCTGGGTACGGGTTCCCGCGCCGCCGGGGCCACGCGGCCGCAGCGACGCCACCGGGGCCGGGTGCGGCTGCTCGCGTCCGGGAGCCTGGGCCGGCGGCACGGCCGGGGGCGACTGCGGGGTCGACTCCGGCTTCGGCCCCTGGCCCGGCTTCGGCTCGGGGGCAGGGCCGGGGCCGGGGCCGGGCCCGGGGCCAGTGGCAGAGCCGGGGCCGGAGCCAGGACCGGTGGCAGGACTCGCGCCCTGACCCGGGACACCCGGCGCGTCCTCCCGTACGACGGTCATGCCGGTGGGCTGCTCGGCCCTCCTGACGGCCCTCGGCACCGAGGACACGGCCGGAGCCGAAACCGGTGGCTGCGGCTGCGGCTGCGGGCGGGAGGCTACCCGGTCCGCTTCGTGGGCCCCGCTGGCGGCGGGGGCCGGGGTGGCGGCGCCGGACGTGATCGCGCCCTGGAGCATGGAGTTCGGCAGGAGCACCACCGCGGTGGTGCCGCCGTAGGGCGAGGTGCGCAGGTGCACCTTCACTCCGTGGCGGGCCGAGAGGCGGCTCACCACGAAGAGCCCGAGCCGGTCGCTGTCGAAGAGGTCGAGGGACTCGGACTGCTCGATGCGCCGGTTCGCGACGTTCAGGGTGTCGGGGCCCATGCCGAGACCGCGGTCCTCGACCTCCAGGACGTAGCCGGCGCCGACGGGTTCACCGCTGACCCGGACCTTGGTGTGCGGCGGGGAGAACTGGGCCGCGTTCTCGATGAGTTCGGCGAGCAGGTGGGTGAGGTCGGCGACGGCGCCCCCGACCACGGCGGCCTCGGCGAGCTGCCGGACCTCGATCCGCGGGTAGTCCTCGATCTCGGAGACGGCGGCCCGCACGACGTTCGTGAGCGGGACCGGCATCCGCCAGGCCCGGCCCGGGGTGGCGCCCGACAGGATGATCAGGCTTTCCGCGTGGCGGCGCATCCGGGTGGTGAGGTGGTCGAGGCGGAAGAGGTCGCCGAGCTCGTTCGGGTCGTCGGCGCGCCGCTCCATCGAGTCGAGCAGGGTGAGCTGCTTGTGCACGAGGACCTGACTGCGGCGGGCGAGGTTGACGAAGACGCCGGAGACGCCGCTCGCGAGCTCCGCCCGCTCGACGGCGGCGCTGAGCGCGGCCCGGTGGACGGTGCCGAGCGCCTCGCCGACCTGGGTGATCTCGTCGTCGGCCGGCGGCCCGGGCGGGGTCTCGGCGGCGACGTCGATCTCCTGGCCGGCACGCAGCCGTTCCATCGCCTGCGGCAGTTTGCGGTGGGCGATCTCCAGGGCGGTGTTGCGCAGCGAGACGAGTTCGACGACCAGGACCCGGCCGATGCGGACCGAGATGACGAGGGAGGCGGCGACGGCCATCAGGCCCAGCAGTACGGCGGCACCCGCCGGGCTGAGCGCACCCTCGGTGA is drawn from Streptomyces sp. NBC_01232 and contains these coding sequences:
- a CDS encoding sensor histidine kinase, with amino-acid sequence MRTPRRKPEAAAQRLPAPPARGRRAHAGPPAEEPAELRTHQPHQAHQPHPAAVRESRPRMRLRLRPATVRAKIVSLLMVPVVSLLALWAFATVNTAQDMARLGRAHRVDTEIRTPVAAAVTELQAERRAAVRLLADPAADQGALEQQTLRTDAAVQRLRLGDRHTVADSGDYRSDIVVRLEAFVAAAENLDSSRKDITDRRASPEAAYAIYTRVVDSAFAVSGALTGGDKAELGPDARVLLEFGRAAELLSREDALLAVPGPRTAETLRQLTGAIESRRALTDSAAGDLPADQQAAWQSAAKSAAYADLTSAEDRALAAGTAKESRGAPAGWEAAHNGIASAMREIETAAQDAAADRADPFTEGALSPAGAAVLLGLMAVAASLVISVRIGRVLVVELVSLRNTALEIAHRKLPQAMERLRAGQEIDVAAETPPGPPADDEITQVGEALGTVHRAALSAAVERAELASGVSGVFVNLARRSQVLVHKQLTLLDSMERRADDPNELGDLFRLDHLTTRMRRHAESLIILSGATPGRAWRMPVPLTNVVRAAVSEIEDYPRIEVRQLAEAAVVGGAVADLTHLLAELIENAAQFSPPHTKVRVSGEPVGAGYVLEVEDRGLGMGPDTLNVANRRIEQSESLDLFDSDRLGLFVVSRLSARHGVKVHLRTSPYGGTTAVVLLPNSMLQGAITSGAATPAPAASGAHEADRVASRPQPQPQPPVSAPAVSSVPRAVRRAEQPTGMTVVREDAPGVPGQGASPATGPGSGPGSATGPGPGPGPGPAPEPKPGQGPKPESTPQSPPAVPPAQAPGREQPHPAPVASLRPRGPGGAGTRTQPAAASPASVTELPRRVRQASLVPQLREAPAPKPPAGSRLPEEPPGRSPEQARDRMAAYRAGWVRGAQENSPHAGSEGEV